A window of the Lactobacillus amylovorus DSM 20531 genome harbors these coding sequences:
- a CDS encoding IS4 family transposase, giving the protein MNIHINILKCLDNIINDTAMHIHDYIKNPHAFTRKRKLDAFTTIKTTINMQNNCLTKEIDDAFDDGSFAGNNNISVSAYIQQKSKLSPKCFEHIFHAFTRQLPTKAQLDHKYRLFAFDGSDFNQVWNSKSKNIVDSSKGKSYCQIHVNAMYDLLNNTYQDCVFQPKSQIDERGAALDMLRQLDYSQPYIVMMDRGYESFNMIENCNRLKNCYYVIRTKIGQGGIKEIKNLPDEFCDKNISCRITISNHYYTLHHKTENLHIVFHPKHHYKKKFAKGTQDARWDFEDFCNVNFRACKIRINDPDTNKEEWEVLVTNLDRQEFPLERMKELYHLRWGIESSFRKLKYDLGSVQFHSKQDHFIEMELYAHMIMFNAVSQTTVQAYVPQRHCKYHYIINFKIACLIVQKRYKVSSNDQNFAGILVRISRHTIPIRPGRKDKRNLKVKSSVSFMYRVA; this is encoded by the coding sequence ATGAATATCCATATTAATATTTTAAAGTGCTTAGATAATATAATCAATGATACTGCTATGCACATTCATGATTATATTAAAAATCCTCATGCTTTTACTCGTAAACGTAAACTTGATGCTTTTACTACGATTAAAACGACTATTAATATGCAAAATAATTGCTTAACTAAAGAAATAGATGATGCTTTTGATGATGGTAGTTTTGCTGGCAATAACAATATATCCGTTTCAGCTTATATCCAACAAAAATCCAAGCTTTCACCTAAATGCTTTGAACATATATTTCACGCTTTTACCCGTCAGTTGCCTACTAAAGCTCAACTTGATCATAAATATCGTCTTTTTGCTTTTGACGGCTCCGATTTTAATCAGGTTTGGAATTCTAAAAGTAAAAATATTGTCGATTCTTCTAAAGGCAAATCATATTGTCAAATACATGTTAATGCAATGTATGATCTTTTAAATAATACGTATCAAGACTGTGTTTTCCAGCCAAAGTCGCAAATAGACGAGCGTGGTGCTGCATTAGATATGCTTAGACAGTTAGATTACTCGCAGCCGTATATTGTCATGATGGATCGTGGCTATGAAAGCTTCAATATGATAGAAAACTGCAATCGACTAAAAAATTGTTATTATGTAATTCGCACTAAGATTGGTCAAGGTGGTATCAAAGAAATCAAGAATCTGCCAGACGAGTTTTGTGATAAGAATATATCTTGTCGAATAACTATCTCGAATCATTATTATACTTTGCATCATAAAACTGAAAATCTTCATATAGTTTTCCATCCTAAGCATCATTACAAAAAGAAGTTCGCCAAGGGTACTCAAGATGCTCGTTGGGATTTTGAAGACTTTTGCAATGTAAATTTTAGAGCCTGCAAGATTAGAATAAATGATCCTGATACTAATAAAGAGGAATGGGAGGTTTTGGTGACCAATCTTGATCGTCAGGAATTCCCACTAGAACGGATGAAGGAACTCTATCATTTACGTTGGGGTATTGAAAGTTCTTTTAGGAAATTAAAATATGATTTAGGCAGTGTGCAATTTCACTCTAAACAGGATCATTTTATTGAGATGGAGCTATATGCTCATATGATTATGTTTAATGCAGTCAGTCAGACTACTGTACAAGCATATGTACCACAGCGTCACTGTAAATATCATTACATAATTAATTTCAAAATAGCATGTTTAATTGTTCAAAAAAGATATAAAGTTTCTTCAAATGATCAAAACTTTGCAGGAATATTAGTTAGAATAAGCCGACACACAATTCCTATAAGACCAGGTCGCAAAGACAAACGAAACTTAAAGGTCAAATCTTCGGTTTCATTTATGTATCGTGTAGCCTAA
- a CDS encoding MgtC/SapB family protein, which translates to METFAPITTELDWLLRILVAAFCGALIGYERAIQRKTAGVRTHIVVAIASALFMIVSKYGFTDLLNMHDLSLDPSRIAAQIVTGISFIGAGTILVRKEQISGLTTAAGVWATAAIGMAAGAGMYFIGILSTALLFIIQLFFHDDEIVDKLTPHIRFDILIDAINKPDVLPQIKQELENNKVENISIKILDVSDKKIVLYVDGVINNKIDENQIIMTLRKYPDIRKISYTRGGL; encoded by the coding sequence ATGGAGACATTCGCTCCCATTACAACTGAACTAGATTGGCTGCTCAGGATTCTCGTCGCCGCCTTTTGTGGTGCCCTAATCGGCTATGAACGAGCTATCCAAAGAAAAACTGCAGGTGTCAGAACGCACATTGTAGTTGCTATTGCTTCTGCCTTGTTCATGATCGTATCTAAATACGGCTTCACCGATCTGCTCAACATGCACGATCTTTCACTCGACCCTTCAAGAATTGCCGCCCAAATTGTCACCGGTATTTCCTTCATCGGCGCTGGTACAATTTTAGTAAGAAAAGAACAAATTTCTGGTCTAACAACAGCCGCTGGTGTCTGGGCAACTGCCGCCATCGGAATGGCCGCTGGTGCAGGCATGTACTTCATCGGTATCTTATCAACCGCCTTGCTTTTCATCATTCAACTATTCTTTCATGATGACGAAATCGTTGATAAACTTACACCACACATTCGTTTCGACATTTTGATAGATGCTATCAATAAACCAGATGTTTTGCCACAAATAAAGCAAGAGCTAGAAAATAATAAAGTTGAAAATATTTCAATCAAGATTCTCGATGTCAGCGATAAAAAGATCGTTCTTTATGTCGATGGCGTTATCAACAATAAAATTGACGAAAATCAAATCATCATGACTTTACGCAAATATCCTGATATTCGAAAAATCAGTTACACACGCGGTGGCTTATAA
- a CDS encoding DUF2974 domain-containing protein → MAGTLDYLRWRGDLSFKEKPFNSVDASLFASFIYLPVDKSAKGHTLSEVAEKLRVLPSFQVQMHDENGTQIWLLPKSPRLGNVEILNWTNRMEKDPYPLQFTAATFQLDKKTILIVYRGTDSSIIGWNEDMNMNYMPKVYGQDVAANYLKEIAAKYPDDKIYLAGHSKGGNYAEYALSVAEPTLQKRIIRALSFDGPGFFHQVWRSPGFVRALPKMKTYLPEASIIGTMLDHPERVLIVKSTAPMIQQHDPRRWSVGRDSFVLAKGLTSGARSLRHSLIDFNHTIPDEQRGELWDALFQAFDELNITDMFQITANKLLGTVRFSRVIMALTPETRKYVLHMVGEILNAIRGNISLPFNETDFALYPKSNDSNKAPIFFEFYDKTVPSILPEKIKQRFKDDKEREQKNENK, encoded by the coding sequence ATGGCAGGAACTCTTGACTATTTACGTTGGCGAGGAGATTTATCATTTAAAGAGAAGCCATTCAATAGTGTAGATGCATCACTCTTCGCCTCATTTATCTATCTCCCTGTAGATAAATCAGCTAAAGGACATACCCTAAGCGAAGTAGCGGAAAAACTTCGCGTTCTCCCCTCTTTCCAAGTACAAATGCACGATGAAAACGGTACCCAGATCTGGCTCCTTCCTAAAAGTCCACGACTAGGAAATGTAGAAATTTTAAACTGGACTAACCGAATGGAGAAAGACCCATATCCATTACAATTTACAGCGGCTACTTTTCAACTAGATAAGAAAACTATTTTAATCGTTTACCGCGGCACCGACAGTTCAATTATCGGCTGGAATGAAGATATGAATATGAACTACATGCCTAAGGTTTATGGTCAAGATGTGGCGGCAAATTATCTTAAAGAAATTGCGGCCAAATATCCTGACGACAAGATCTACTTAGCTGGACACTCAAAAGGCGGCAATTACGCAGAATATGCTTTAAGTGTGGCAGAACCCACCTTGCAAAAACGCATTATCAGAGCACTCAGTTTTGACGGCCCAGGATTTTTCCATCAAGTATGGCGTTCACCCGGCTTTGTTAGAGCACTTCCTAAGATGAAGACTTATCTACCAGAAGCTTCAATCATTGGCACTATGTTAGACCACCCAGAACGAGTATTAATTGTTAAAAGTACTGCACCAATGATCCAACAACACGATCCTCGTCGCTGGAGTGTTGGGCGAGATAGTTTTGTTTTAGCTAAAGGTCTTACATCAGGTGCAAGATCGCTGCGACATTCCCTTATTGACTTTAATCACACTATTCCCGATGAACAACGTGGTGAATTATGGGACGCATTGTTTCAAGCATTCGACGAATTAAATATTACCGATATGTTCCAAATTACTGCTAACAAATTGCTGGGAACTGTAAGATTTAGCCGCGTAATTATGGCTTTAACTCCTGAAACACGTAAATATGTTTTACACATGGTCGGAGAAATTCTTAATGCGATTCGCGGTAATATCAGCTTGCCATTCAACGAAACTGATTTTGCTTTATATCCTAAGAGCAATGATTCTAACAAGGCTCCTATCTTCTTTGAATTTTATGATAAAACTGTGCCAAGCATCTTACCAGAAAAAATTAAACAGCGCTTCAAAGATGATAAAGAACGTGAACAAAAGAATGAGAATAAATAG
- a CDS encoding recombinase family protein, producing the protein MAKIGYARVSSKEQHLDRQLAALKDVDKLFTDKLSGANTNRPELQKMLAYIREGDIVMVTELDRLGRNNHDLTKIMNSIQNKGATLDVLNLPSMTGIADPNLRQLMTNLIIELYKYQAESERKRIIERQQQGIALAKQQGKYHGRKPQYTQDDLHLQHAFKLYQGGMSDVDVARNTGIKRTTFIRYRKKYKIKRK; encoded by the coding sequence ATGGCTAAAATCGGTTATGCGCGTGTGAGTTCCAAGGAGCAACATTTAGATCGACAGTTAGCGGCTTTAAAAGACGTTGATAAATTATTTACGGATAAATTAAGTGGGGCTAACACTAATCGGCCAGAACTGCAAAAAATGCTGGCCTATATTCGTGAGGGTGATATTGTAATGGTCACTGAATTAGATCGCTTAGGCAGAAACAACCATGATTTGACTAAGATCATGAACTCCATTCAAAATAAGGGTGCCACCCTAGATGTGTTAAATTTGCCGTCCATGACAGGAATCGCTGATCCGAACTTACGTCAACTGATGACTAATCTCATCATTGAATTGTATAAGTATCAAGCTGAAAGCGAACGTAAGCGGATCATCGAACGTCAGCAACAAGGCATTGCGCTTGCCAAACAGCAAGGTAAATATCATGGCCGTAAACCCCAATACACCCAAGACGATCTCCACTTGCAACATGCTTTTAAGCTCTATCAAGGTGGTATGAGTGATGTAGATGTTGCCCGCAATACCGGCATTAAACGAACGACCTTTATCAGGTATCGAAAGAAATACAAGATTAAACGAAAATGA
- a CDS encoding starch-binding protein: MKKKKSFWLVSFLVIVASVFFISFGFSNHSKQVAQAASDTTSTDHSSNDTADSVSDGVILHAWCWSFNTIKNNLKQIHDAGYTAVQTSPVNEVKVGNSGSKSLNNWYWLYQPTKYSIGNYYLGTEAEFKSMCAAAKEYNIRIIVDATLNDTTSDYSAISDEIKSIPNWTHGNKQISNWSDREDVTQNSLLGLYDWNTQNSQVQTYLKNYLERLISDGASGFRYDAAKHIELPSQYDGSYGSNFWPNITDNGSEFQYGEVLQDSISKESDYANYMSVTASNYGNTIRNALKNRDFTASTLQNFNISVPASKLVTWVESHDNYANDDQVSTWMNNSDIKLGWAVVASRSGSVPLFFDRPVDGGNGTRFPGSSEIGDAGSSLYYDKAVVAVNKFHNAMAGQSEYISNPNGNTKIFENERGSKGVVFANASDSSYSLNVKTSLADGTYENKAGSDEFTVKNGYLTGTIQGREVVVLYGDPTSSSSTTTETKKVYFEKPSSWGSRVYAYVYNKNTNKAITSAWPGKKMTALGNDEYELDLDTDEDDSDLAVIFTDGTKQTPAANEAGFTFTADATYDQNGVVRTSDSSSTSKKVYFEKPSSWGSRVYAYVYNKNTNKAITSAWPGKKMTALGNDEYELDLDTDEDDSDLAVIFTDGTKQTPAANEAGFTFTADATYDQNGVVKKVYFEKPSSWGSRVYAYVYNKNTNKAITSAWPGKKMTALGNDKYELDLDTDEDDSDLAVIFTDGTKQTPAANEAGFTFTADATYDQNGVVRTSDSSSTSKKVYFEKPSSWGSRVYAYVYNKNTNKAITSAWPGKKMTALGNDEYELDLDTDEDDSDLAVIFTDGTKQTPAANEAGFTFTADATYDQNGVVKKVYFEKPSSWGSRVYAYVYNKNTNKAITSAWPGKKMTALGNDKYELDLDTDEDDSDLAVIFTDGTKQTPAANEAGFTFTADATYDQNGVVRTSDSSSTSSNS, translated from the coding sequence GTGAAAAAAAAGAAAAGTTTCTGGCTTGTTTCTTTTTTAGTTATAGTAGCTAGTGTTTTCTTTATATCTTTTGGATTTAGCAATCATTCTAAACAAGTTGCTCAAGCGGCTAGTGATACGACATCAACTGATCACTCAAGCAATGATACAGCTGATTCTGTTAGCGACGGTGTTATTTTGCATGCATGGTGCTGGTCGTTCAACACGATTAAAAACAACTTGAAACAGATTCATGACGCCGGCTACACAGCGGTTCAAACTTCACCTGTTAATGAAGTTAAAGTTGGAAATAGCGGGTCTAAGTCATTAAATAACTGGTATTGGCTATATCAGCCAACTAAATATAGTATTGGTAACTATTATTTAGGAACGGAAGCTGAATTTAAGTCAATGTGCGCTGCTGCTAAAGAATATAATATCAGGATCATTGTCGATGCAACTCTGAATGATACAACAAGTGATTATAGTGCAATTTCGGATGAAATTAAAAGTATTCCAAATTGGACACATGGTAACAAACAAATTTCGAATTGGAGTGATCGTGAAGATGTTACTCAAAATTCGTTGTTAGGTTTATATGATTGGAATACTCAAAATTCTCAAGTTCAGACGTATTTGAAGAATTATTTGGAACGCTTGATTTCTGACGGAGCTTCAGGCTTTCGTTATGATGCAGCTAAGCATATTGAACTTCCAAGTCAATATGATGGCAGCTATGGCAGCAATTTCTGGCCAAATATTACTGATAATGGGTCTGAATTTCAGTATGGTGAAGTTTTGCAGGACTCGATTTCAAAAGAATCAGATTATGCTAATTACATGAGTGTTACAGCTTCAAATTACGGCAATACGATTCGCAATGCGTTAAAGAATCGTGATTTTACCGCAAGTACTTTGCAGAATTTCAACATCAGTGTTCCAGCTTCTAAATTAGTAACTTGGGTCGAATCGCATGATAATTATGCTAACGATGATCAAGTTTCGACTTGGATGAATAATAGTGATATTAAATTAGGCTGGGCTGTTGTTGCTTCGCGTTCTGGTAGTGTTCCGCTGTTCTTTGACCGTCCAGTTGATGGTGGTAATGGTACTCGGTTCCCTGGCAGTTCAGAAATTGGTGATGCTGGCAGCAGTTTGTATTATGATAAAGCAGTTGTAGCTGTTAATAAATTCCATAATGCAATGGCTGGTCAATCTGAATATATTTCTAATCCAAATGGCAATACCAAGATTTTTGAAAATGAACGTGGCAGCAAAGGGGTTGTTTTTGCAAACGCTTCCGACAGTTCATATAGTTTGAATGTTAAAACTAGTTTAGCTGATGGGACTTATGAAAACAAGGCTGGTTCAGATGAATTTACCGTTAAAAATGGTTATTTAACCGGTACAATTCAAGGACGTGAAGTTGTTGTTCTTTACGGGGATCCAACAAGCAGCAGCAGTACAACAACAGAAACTAAAAAGGTTTATTTTGAAAAGCCTTCAAGTTGGGGTAGTAGAGTTTATGCCTATGTTTATAATAAAAATACGAATAAAGCTATAACTTCAGCTTGGCCTGGCAAAAAAATGACCGCTTTAGGTAACGACGAATATGAATTGGATCTCGACACTGATGAAGATGACTCTGATTTAGCTGTTATCTTTACCGATGGGACAAAGCAAACACCAGCAGCTAATGAGGCTGGTTTTACCTTTACGGCTGATGCCACTTATGATCAAAATGGTGTCGTAAGAACTTCTGATTCAAGCAGCACATCAAAAAAGGTTTATTTTGAAAAGCCTTCAAGTTGGGGTAGTAGAGTTTATGCCTATGTTTATAATAAAAATACGAATAAAGCTATAACTTCAGCTTGGCCTGGCAAAAAAATGACCGCTTTAGGTAACGACGAATATGAATTGGATCTCGACACTGATGAAGATGACTCTGATTTAGCTGTTATCTTTACCGATGGGACAAAGCAAACACCAGCAGCTAATGAGGCTGGTTTTACCTTTACGGCTGATGCCACTTATGATCAAAATGGTGTCGTAAAAAAGGTTTATTTTGAAAAGCCTTCAAGTTGGGGTAGTAGAGTTTATGCCTATGTTTATAATAAAAATACGAATAAAGCTATAACTTCAGCTTGGCCTGGCAAAAAAATGACCGCTTTAGGTAACGACAAATATGAATTGGATCTCGACACTGATGAAGATGACTCTGATTTAGCTGTTATCTTTACCGATGGGACAAAGCAAACACCAGCAGCTAATGAGGCTGGTTTTACCTTTACGGCTGATGCCACTTATGATCAAAATGGTGTCGTAAGAACTTCTGATTCAAGCAGCACATCAAAAAAGGTTTATTTTGAAAAGCCTTCAAGTTGGGGTAGTAGAGTTTATGCCTATGTTTATAATAAAAATACGAATAAAGCTATAACTTCAGCTTGGCCTGGCAAAAAAATGACCGCTTTAGGTAACGACGAATATGAATTGGATCTCGACACTGATGAAGATGACTCTGATTTAGCTGTTATCTTTACCGATGGGACAAAGCAAACACCAGCAGCTAATGAGGCTGGTTTTACCTTTACGGCTGATGCCACTTATGATCAAAATGGTGTCGTAAAAAAGGTTTATTTTGAAAAGCCTTCAAGTTGGGGTAGTAGAGTTTATGCCTATGTTTATAATAAAAATACGAATAAAGCTATAACTTCAGCTTGGCCTGGCAAAAAAATGACCGCTTTAGGTAACGACAAATATGAATTGGATCTCGACACTGATGAAGATGACTCTGATTTAGCTGTTATCTTTACCGATGGGACAAAGCAAACACCAGCAGCTAATGAGGCTGGTTTTACCTTTACGGCTGATGCCACTTATGATCAAAATGGTGTCGTAAGAACTTCTGATTCAAGCAGCACATCAAGCAATTCGTAA
- a CDS encoding type II toxin-antitoxin system RelB/DinJ family antitoxin, with product MAVKEKKRVQVQIDKELADNTEAVLSQLGLNPTTAINMFYKRIVANGALPFNVSLSEEERANLRFLKATKETPVTEFKDAKEVADWLNDPDED from the coding sequence ATGGCAGTTAAGGAAAAGAAACGCGTACAAGTCCAGATTGACAAAGAATTGGCAGATAATACCGAAGCCGTTTTAAGCCAGTTAGGTCTAAACCCAACTACCGCGATCAATATGTTTTATAAGCGGATTGTTGCTAATGGTGCCTTACCTTTTAATGTGTCTTTAAGCGAAGAAGAACGAGCTAATTTACGCTTTTTAAAGGCTACCAAAGAGACACCAGTCACCGAGTTTAAAGACGCTAAAGAGGTCGCTGATTGGCTCAATGATCCAGATGAGGACTAA
- a CDS encoding CsbD family protein, producing the protein MSNMDSGLKDKIIGKAKEVEGKLTGDKLREVEGKAQKTKGKVKAKAKKVKDDIEADHQIDEDC; encoded by the coding sequence ATGAGTAATATGGATAGTGGCTTAAAAGACAAAATAATTGGCAAGGCTAAAGAAGTTGAAGGTAAATTAACCGGAGACAAGTTGCGCGAAGTAGAAGGCAAGGCGCAAAAGACAAAAGGTAAAGTAAAAGCTAAGGCCAAAAAGGTAAAAGATGATATAGAGGCAGACCATCAAATCGATGAAGACTGCTAA
- a CDS encoding ROK family protein: MAEKKYVGSIEAGGTKFIVAVQDVETGKEVARDRIPTTTNKETLQKTADFFKKHPVDALGIGIFGPIDINPKSRTYGYILDTPKPGWSGTNVKGFFEKELGIPVAMTTDVNASCYGEYVARGRDDSKSYFYATVGTGVGAGIVQAGKLLGLNNHPEMGHMLVRRYPGDDYKGHCPFHNDACVEGMAAGPSLEGRTGIPGEKLSRDNKVFTYSVYYIAQMLFNVYMTARPDVMVVGGSVLNEDDLVKVRKFFNEFNNNYVATPDLDKLIVRPAVANNGSATLGDFELAKNLLK, translated from the coding sequence ATGGCAGAAAAGAAATATGTCGGTAGTATCGAAGCCGGTGGTACAAAATTTATCGTAGCAGTTCAAGACGTTGAAACAGGCAAGGAAGTTGCTCGCGACAGAATTCCTACTACAACTAATAAAGAAACTTTACAAAAGACAGCTGATTTCTTTAAGAAGCACCCAGTTGATGCATTGGGTATCGGTATTTTTGGTCCAATCGACATCAACCCTAAGTCACGCACTTATGGTTACATTTTGGACACTCCTAAGCCAGGCTGGTCAGGCACTAACGTTAAGGGCTTCTTTGAAAAAGAACTTGGCATTCCAGTTGCAATGACGACTGACGTTAACGCATCTTGTTACGGTGAGTACGTTGCCCGTGGCCGCGATGATTCAAAGAGTTACTTCTACGCAACTGTTGGTACTGGTGTTGGTGCAGGTATTGTTCAAGCAGGTAAGCTTCTTGGTTTGAACAACCACCCAGAAATGGGTCACATGCTCGTTCGTCGTTATCCTGGTGATGACTACAAGGGTCACTGTCCATTCCACAACGACGCTTGTGTTGAAGGTATGGCAGCTGGTCCAAGTCTTGAAGGCAGAACCGGTATCCCTGGTGAAAAGCTTTCACGTGATAACAAGGTCTTCACTTATTCTGTATACTACATCGCACAAATGCTCTTCAATGTTTACATGACTGCTCGTCCAGATGTAATGGTTGTTGGTGGTTCTGTATTAAATGAAGATGACCTTGTTAAGGTTAGAAAGTTCTTCAATGAATTTAACAACAACTATGTCGCAACTCCAGATTTGGACAAGTTAATCGTTCGTCCAGCCGTTGCCAACAACGGTTCCGCAACTCTTGGCGACTTTGAATTGGCAAAGAATTTACTCAAATAA
- a CDS encoding DegV family protein, with translation MKIAVLTDSSAYLTKEQQEKYHIDVLPIPIIWGDKTYRDMIDIGYGEFYKKLADESELPSTSQPSPGDLQKRIDEYVEQGYTDVIVITLSSGISGYYSTVKSIANSETRIKIHPFDSKITCAGEADYAMLAGSLVEAGADVDLIMHDLSDLQKTMDVRFMVDNLSHLKRTGRLSNAASFVGTLFKIKPILSMDVQDEGKISAIAKERQTKRAYKHVQNDFDNLTKNMPYNIQCTIFDSLDPDKKEEWIEDYRAKFPRYKFDESIIGPVVGVHVGQGTMAMIWCRDLDDYFDKNGKPIEEINSEEVVDKA, from the coding sequence ATGAAAATTGCTGTTTTAACCGATAGCTCAGCTTATTTAACTAAAGAGCAACAAGAAAAATATCATATTGATGTTTTGCCAATTCCAATTATCTGGGGCGATAAGACTTACCGCGATATGATCGATATTGGCTATGGAGAATTTTATAAAAAATTGGCTGATGAAAGTGAATTGCCTTCAACTTCACAGCCTTCCCCAGGTGACTTGCAAAAAAGAATAGATGAATATGTAGAGCAAGGCTACACTGATGTGATTGTAATTACCTTGTCTAGTGGTATTTCTGGTTATTATTCAACTGTTAAAAGTATTGCGAATAGCGAAACTAGAATCAAGATTCATCCATTCGATAGCAAAATCACCTGTGCTGGTGAGGCCGATTATGCTATGCTGGCGGGCAGCCTAGTCGAGGCTGGAGCCGACGTTGATTTAATTATGCATGATTTATCTGATTTGCAAAAAACGATGGATGTGCGCTTTATGGTGGACAATTTGAGCCACTTGAAGAGAACAGGTCGACTTTCTAACGCTGCCAGCTTTGTGGGAACATTGTTCAAAATTAAGCCAATTCTTTCAATGGATGTGCAAGATGAAGGTAAGATCTCTGCAATTGCTAAGGAAAGACAAACTAAACGTGCATATAAGCATGTGCAAAATGATTTTGACAATCTAACTAAGAACATGCCATACAATATTCAATGCACAATTTTTGATTCACTTGATCCTGATAAGAAAGAAGAATGGATTGAAGATTATCGTGCTAAGTTCCCTAGATATAAGTTCGATGAAAGTATTATTGGGCCGGTAGTTGGTGTCCATGTAGGACAGGGAACAATGGCAATGATTTGGTGTCGTGATCTTGATGACTACTTTGATAAAAATGGTAAGCCAATTGAAGAAATCAATTCTGAAGAAGTTGTAGATAAAGCGTAA
- a CDS encoding phosphate/phosphite/phosphonate ABC transporter substrate-binding protein, with protein sequence MKFKKVLVGALAVLATVSLAACSNNQKSSSSSSNEPKELNVEFVPSTQANKMEAKAKPLGTLLQKQLHIPVHVTVSTDYSGLVEAMSSKKVDVGFMPPYSYILAHKRGIADVLLQAERYGYDEPSGKMNHTLMHKYRGMIVVKKGSKIKSWKDLKGKKIAIGDPSSASGYVYPVAELYKKGLNVTKECKLVNIKGDDQEVLSVLNGDVDAAFVFSDARNIAAQDDKKAMTDVVPIYFTKWISNDTIAVRKDMPKKFRAKLSKAFKNIAKSKKGRKIIESIYNHYGYVDAKDSDFDVLRQYQKIVNKATGGSSNNN encoded by the coding sequence ATGAAGTTTAAAAAAGTATTAGTTGGAGCTTTAGCAGTTTTAGCTACTGTTTCACTTGCGGCATGTTCGAACAATCAAAAGAGTAGTTCATCTTCATCAAATGAACCAAAAGAATTGAATGTCGAATTCGTACCAAGTACTCAAGCTAACAAGATGGAAGCTAAGGCCAAGCCACTTGGAACGCTTTTACAAAAGCAATTGCACATTCCAGTTCACGTAACAGTTTCTACAGACTACAGTGGTTTGGTTGAAGCTATGTCATCTAAGAAAGTTGACGTTGGTTTTATGCCACCATATTCTTACATTCTTGCTCATAAACGTGGAATTGCGGACGTACTTTTACAAGCTGAACGTTACGGCTATGATGAACCATCTGGTAAGATGAATCACACTTTAATGCACAAGTACCGTGGTATGATCGTGGTTAAGAAGGGTTCTAAGATCAAGTCATGGAAAGACCTTAAAGGTAAAAAGATTGCCATTGGTGACCCAAGTTCTGCATCCGGTTACGTTTATCCAGTTGCGGAACTTTACAAGAAAGGCTTAAACGTTACTAAGGAATGTAAACTTGTTAACATCAAGGGTGACGACCAAGAAGTTCTTTCAGTATTGAACGGCGACGTTGATGCTGCATTTGTCTTCTCAGATGCACGTAATATCGCAGCTCAAGATGATAAGAAGGCCATGACTGACGTTGTGCCAATCTACTTCACTAAGTGGATTTCTAACGATACCATTGCAGTTAGAAAGGATATGCCTAAGAAATTTAGAGCCAAGCTTTCTAAAGCCTTCAAGAACATTGCCAAGTCTAAGAAGGGTAGAAAAATCATTGAAAGTATCTACAACCACTACGGCTATGTAGATGCAAAAGATTCAGACTTTGATGTTTTGCGTCAATACCAAAAGATCGTTAACAAAGCTACTGGCGGCAGCAGTAATAATAACTAA